A single window of Lonchura striata isolate bLonStr1 chromosome 20, bLonStr1.mat, whole genome shotgun sequence DNA harbors:
- the CUEDC1 gene encoding CUE domain-containing protein 1, producing the protein MTSLFRRSSSGGGSRGGSSAQELNNSRPARQVRRLEFNQAMEDFKTMFPNMDYDIIECVLRANNGAVDATIDQLLQMNLDGSGCDDSSDSEDSIPPEILERTLEPDSSDEEPPPVYSPPAYESQVLGSRYPRAPPTPPPRTDVPGPGSAAHYRNWNPPLLGSLPEDFLRILPQQPARAQGARGCRQPVVPRGQGSLEQERRWKQYLEDERIALFLQNEEFMKELQRNRDFLLALERDRLKYESKKSKSTGVAVSNDFGFSSILSGEGAPSAASEAGGAVSDDALFRDKLRLMGKSTRKKLFELARAFSEKTKMRKSKRKHLLKHQVMGTAASTANLLDDVEGHAYDEDFQAQRQQLREEEETPKDGQ; encoded by the exons ATGACGAGCCTCTTCCGCCggagcagcagcggcggcggctcccgcGGCGGCTCCTCCGCCCAGGAGCTCAACAACAGCCGCCCCGCCAGGCAGGTGCGGCGCCTGGAGTTCAACCAGGCCATGGAGGACTTCAAGACCATGTTCCCCAACATGGACTACGACATCATCGAGTGCGTCTTGAGAGCCAACAACGGCGCCGTGGACGCCACCATCGACCAGCTTCTGCAGATGAACCTGGACGGCAGCGGCTGTGACGACAGCTCGGACTCGGAGGACAGCATCCCGCCCGAG ATCTTGGAGCGGACCCTGGAGCCGGACAGCTCGGACGAGGAGCCCCCTCCCGTGTACTCCCCTCCTGCCTACGAGAGCCAGGTTTTGGGCAGCCGCTACCCCCGCGCCCCACCCACCCCCccgcccag GACGGAcgtgcccggccccggcagcgcgGCGCACTACAGGAACTGGAACCCGCCGCTCCTGGGCAGCCTCCCCGAGGACTTCCTGCGcatcctgccccagcagccGGCCCGCGCGCAG GGCGCGCGCGGCTGCCGGCAGCCCGTGGTCCCGCGGGGCCAGGgctccctggagcaggagcgGCGCTGGAAGCAGTACCTGGAGGACGAGCGCATCGCGCTCTTCCTGCAGAACGAAGAGTTCATgaaggagctccagaggaaccGGGATTTCCTTCTCGCCCTGGAGAGAG ATCGATTGAAATACGAGTCAAAAAAATCCAAGTCGACTGGTGTTGCTGTCAGCAATGACTTTGGTTTCTCCTCCATATTATCAG GTGAGGGAGCTCCCTCTGCAGCCAGCGAGGCCGGCGGGGCCGTGTCCGACGATGCCTTATTCCGAGACAAGCTCAGGCTCATGGGGAAAT CCACGCGCAAGAAGCTGTTCGAGCTCGCCAGAGCCTTCTCCGAGAAGACGAAGATGAGGAAATCAAAAAGGAAACACTTGTTGAAGCACCAGGT gatggggacagcagcTTCCACAGCAAATCTCCTCGATGACGTGGAAGGACATGCATATG aTGAAGATTTCCAAGCACAGCGGCAGCAGCtccgggaggaggaggagactcCAAAGGACGGGCAGTAA
- the MRPS23 gene encoding small ribosomal subunit protein mS23, protein MAATAGSRTHKIGSVFSRARSLVRVGLLEKPLWLDVYAAFPPLREPVYRVPRPRYGAGQRVRAVLYPEDAVRARFYKVYGNGPKPFELTRLNFTSTCQRFVEKYNELKEEGKIEEEKLFEETGKALLASGIVLQRRGVDKAAGSRDPALQPQLQAVLQELQEKRKDEQEQPPELAGTQKENPCPS, encoded by the exons ATGGCCGCCACGGCCGGGAGCCGCACGCACAAGATCGGCAGCGTGTTCAGCCG GGCGCGGAGCCTGGTGCGCGTGGGGCTGCTGGAGAAGCCGCTGTGGCTGGACGTGTACGCCGCCTTCCCGCCGCTGCGGGAGCCCGTGTACCGCGTGCCGCGGCCGCGCTACGGCGCCGGGCAGCGCGTCCGGGCCGTGCTCTACCCGGAGGACGCCGTGAGGGC GAGGTTTTACAAAGTTTATGGCAACGGCCCCAAGCCTTTCGAGCTGACACGGTTAAACTTCACATCCACTTGCCAGAG GTTTGTGGAGAAATACAATGAGCtgaaggaagaagggaaaattgaAGAGGAGAAGTTGTTtgaagaaacaggaaaagcCCTTCTAGCCAGTGGGATCGTTTTACAGAGAAGAGGAGTAGATAAA GCTGCTGGATCCAGGGATCCTGCcttgcagccccagctccaggctgtgctgcaggagctgcaggagaagaggaaggacgagcaggagcagcccccagagctggcagggacacAGAAGGAGAATCCCTGTCCCTCCTGA